Proteins encoded together in one Thermomonospora curvata DSM 43183 window:
- a CDS encoding GOLPH3/VPS74 family protein, whose product MVKVPDSLPARMYLLAYDMERGRLTARDRLGMLLRAAALTELYLDGRLVGEKRPALGTPGDDPYGLLAQIGSSRPRRWQYWIGRDGRAMVRAVQAELESGGWIRVRSRRLLGVLPVRRVEVRDPRVVKDLWGRASAALRGRPVAHLNSYDAATMALAAAGRLRTVIARDEQRRHRERIAALTARSGPAVPALRRALESRNATMAVTG is encoded by the coding sequence ATGGTCAAGGTCCCCGACTCCCTGCCGGCCAGGATGTACCTGCTGGCCTACGACATGGAGCGCGGGCGGCTGACCGCCCGTGACCGGCTGGGGATGCTGCTGCGCGCCGCCGCGCTCACCGAGCTCTACCTGGACGGCCGGCTGGTCGGCGAAAAACGCCCGGCCCTGGGCACCCCCGGCGACGACCCCTATGGGCTGCTGGCGCAGATCGGCTCCTCCCGCCCCCGGCGCTGGCAGTACTGGATCGGCCGGGACGGGCGGGCGATGGTCCGCGCCGTGCAGGCGGAGCTGGAGTCCGGCGGCTGGATCCGGGTGCGCTCCCGCCGCCTGCTGGGGGTGCTGCCCGTCCGGCGCGTGGAGGTGCGCGACCCCAGGGTGGTCAAGGACCTGTGGGGGCGGGCCTCGGCGGCGCTGCGCGGCCGGCCGGTGGCGCATCTCAACAGCTATGACGCGGCGACCATGGCGCTGGCGGCGGCCGGGCGGCTGCGCACCGTGATCGCCCGGGACGAGCAGCGCCGCCACCGCGAGCGGATCGCGGCGCTGACCGCCCGGTCCGGCCCGGCCGTGCCCGCGCTGCGCCGCGCCCTGGAGAGCCGGAACGCGACGATGGCCGTCACGGGCTGA
- a CDS encoding SPFH domain-containing protein, with protein sequence MNIASTPDSPLPEPSIGERPARDLSGWPMLALTLALIVGGAVVVAVTAVKKGPDLDPAGITLLVAGGLLIAAGLLVGAGLTFVAPNEARVLQLLGASYSGTVRRDGLRWVNPLTVRRKISTRIRNHETGLAKVNDLDGNPIEISAVVVWQVEDTARACFAVDDYVEFVAFQTEAAVRHIAGSFPYDSDDRLSLRENADEITAKLSEEISARVASAGVRIIESRINQLAYAPEIAQAMLRRQQAGAVVAARQRIVEGAVSMVELALAKLQEQDVVELDEERKAAMVSNLMVVLCADRDAQPVVNTGTLYQ encoded by the coding sequence ATGAACATCGCGAGCACCCCCGATTCCCCCCTGCCCGAGCCGTCGATCGGCGAACGGCCGGCCCGCGACCTGTCCGGCTGGCCGATGCTGGCGCTGACCCTGGCGCTGATCGTCGGCGGCGCGGTGGTGGTGGCGGTGACGGCCGTGAAGAAGGGGCCGGACCTCGATCCGGCGGGGATCACGCTGCTGGTGGCCGGCGGGCTGCTGATCGCGGCCGGGCTGCTGGTCGGCGCCGGGCTGACGTTCGTGGCGCCCAACGAGGCCCGCGTGCTGCAGCTGCTGGGCGCCTCCTACAGCGGCACGGTGCGCCGTGACGGGCTGCGCTGGGTCAACCCGCTGACCGTGCGGCGCAAGATCTCCACCCGGATCCGCAACCACGAGACCGGCCTGGCCAAGGTCAACGACCTGGACGGCAACCCGATCGAGATCTCGGCGGTGGTGGTCTGGCAGGTCGAGGACACCGCCCGGGCCTGTTTCGCGGTCGACGACTATGTGGAGTTCGTGGCCTTCCAGACCGAGGCGGCCGTGCGGCACATCGCCGGCAGCTTCCCCTACGACTCCGATGACCGGCTGTCGCTGCGCGAGAACGCCGACGAGATCACCGCCAAGCTGTCAGAAGAGATCAGCGCGCGGGTGGCCTCGGCGGGGGTGCGGATCATCGAGTCGCGGATCAACCAGCTGGCCTACGCTCCCGAGATCGCCCAGGCGATGCTGCGCCGCCAGCAGGCCGGCGCCGTGGTGGCCGCCCGCCAGCGCATCGTCGAGGGAGCGGTCAGCATGGTGGAGCTGGCGCTGGCCAAGCTGCAGGAGCAGGACGTGGTGGAACTGGACGAGGAACGCAAGGCCGCCATGGTCAGCAACCTGATGGTGGTACTGTGCGCCGACCGGGACGCCCAGCCGGTGGTCAACACCGGGACGCTCTATCAGTGA